From the genome of Nicotiana sylvestris chromosome 1, ASM39365v2, whole genome shotgun sequence:
ggtcgtttcaaaattgaagagggaattcaaaagggtttcgtggaggtaaggtttttggaccctaaaatTGTTGATGGTTTTTAACTTTTTAAGCTTGAAATTTTGTGGTAACTAGTGGTTAAAATTAGGGGTTTAGgtcttggaaattggagacctaaatttaaggatttgagggatcatttgtggtcggattttggtattattgatatgtatggactcgtgggaggataagggtTCTATTGAAGAAATGTGTATCGGATTTCAAACATGGGCCTAGGGGTTGGGtttgccaatttcgggatttgtgttgtaatttgattatttttgcatgggcttcattcccttagaaTATATTGATGTTGTGATGCTATTTTTTAATAGATTCGACGTGGGTTGAGGCCTAGTTGAGAGGCAAtggcgtcgcggagtagtatttcacccgatttgaggtaagtaatgattgtacaTCTAgactgagggtatgaaaccccgaaattttatattgttttgataaatgaggtgacgcacatgctaggtgacgggcgtgtgggtgtacACCAGTATGTATTGGACTTGGTCCAACCCGTAGCGActgtatagttgcatattttgatatattgtaTATGATATCCATGTATTTTAGAAGTTGTTTTGTTAACTTAGGTTGAATTCCATGTTTGGGTCCTTTGTGCCgaactgtttagacccttaggggcgTTTTACTGATTTCCTCACACTGTTTGATTTGAAAACATAACCTCAGTCATGTTTACCTGTTATTTTCTTAACCCGATTTTCATTACTCTATTTTTAAACTACAAACTGCTTTGGCTGAGTTTCCCCTATTTTTACTGAAATGCCTGAGTGGCTAtaaggttgatgactgagagtgAGGTCGAGGACCGGATGGTGAggactattatatatatatatatatatatatatatatgtatgtatggatcgggttgcacgccgcattaatattattatatatttatggatcgggctgcacgccgcagcgatatattggatcgggctgcatactagcgatatgacgcttgggctgaaggagcccctccggagtctgtacaccccagtgagcgtagtcgactatacaTATTGGATTaggctacacgccgcaacaattattattattattattaccatgaaATATTTATTGAGCCGGAGTGATGAGTGCgagtactgtgtgacgagagctgagtcacgagtgactgagaggcttgccctaggggctatacttatgagtgatatcTTGCCCAAGGGGCCTGTTTATGACGTTTTCCCTGTTTTCACTCGTCTTATTTACTGAGCCTCTACTGAAATTGTTTAATAAATGTTTTAAAGGATTTTTAACTGAGACTTGAGTTTTTACGAATTAAATTGATTATTGAACTGCAGAtttttgacttgatatttctaTTGAGATTTCCTGATATATGATTTTTAAATGCTCATCACTGAACTCATACTTTATGTACTTTAGTTACTTAccaagttggcgtactcacgttactccctgcaccttgtgtgcagatccagttgATCGttcatcagagtgagagcttccaaCACTCTCAGAGTATTTTCGGAGAAagcaaggtagttgcacgacGTGCACAACTCAGCCTTCCTCTTTCCTATCTTAGCATTTTATTATCTCAGTCTACTTTGTATTATTCAGACCGCGTTtggttgtacttagaggctcatgactagtgacaccagattgttgggctgtgtcagtatattttgtactattttttgcatatttttgttgATGTTATATTACATATGAAGAATTTGAGACTCAAACGGTTCTAGAAATGATTTTTATAAAAGGAACTTGATGTGGTAattgttgggttggcttgcctagtattgtgataggcgccatcacaaccggggtatttggggtcgtgacacttgtGCTATGGGAAGAGACAAAGAATCAAACAGAGATTTGGATTAAAAGAACGGCACGAATGAATTGTTGAAAAGATGGACAAAGACAAACTAAGTCAATAAGTTGGAGAtttgaagttaaaaaaaaaagtataaaCATAATTATGGAGTAATAAGAAAGGgtataattaaaaagaaaaataaacaataatCCCACCACACCAAATTATTGTTTAATAAAATGAGACTTTTCATTATTCCAGAACAACGAATTTAATAATATAATacaataaattttaaataaacaatcaaaacaaacactATATTAGGATAATAATACAATACGATGCAATGAGTAACCATCCAAACTGTTTAAATATACAAATAAGAAGTGATGATAACTTTAGGAGGCCGCTTATCTATTTGGCCTAAATTTCTTTTTATAGGCAGTTCAATTTTTTCCACCTAATCTAAAGTTTTGGTTTGAATTTCTAATGTTCAAAACTGCCTTATTTTAATTAATCTGCAACTCCCACAATTGTACTTTAAGTATGTCTTGCTCGTCTACGAAGAATAGATGGAAGCTAGGGGTGTATATAGGTCGGGTTGATTCGTATTTTGTAATTACTAAATTAGAttaattgtgtcgggttattaaatttaaagaccaaatcaaatTAATAAAATTCGAGTTTTTCAATCTcgggttttcaggttattcgggggttttcgggtttttttcGATAAattcttcgtagaacaaaacgtATAAcctgtgctcaaaatatttctttattcctcgtaagatacaactatataaggtattttcaaaaacaaaatattACCCttaaatattcaacaataaaaacaataaaataatataacataaatattgctaattaaaaagcataataaaaataaacataatctaaaagtactaagtcatgctaaaataagtagactaattagggagtattaattacatgactaaaagctaaagaaaaaataaaaataggttatgcatttttatctaaattattgcaaaacaaaaaatagatattcaatacattgccGTTCGTAGTATtcaattgaatgtcttttgttagcattagtattgatttgattttggtttgaaattttgttagcattatttaagttactaatattaatgggtATAAAAGTTATTGGAATATTCGAAAGTTCTAATTAAGTCCAACCTTAAAATAATActttgaaagataaaattatgaaaaagtttaagaaatatttataaattacatcacaatatgTATATTTATATACTAAATaaatctaaaatttctatatatataatgtcgggttggtttggtttcgatttgactttctttagttaaaaccaaaccaaaccaattatggtcgggggtttttttcaacaccaaatcataatcgatttttttttctcggtttgacttgAATAATCAGGTTAGTGCGGTTTGTCAGTTTTCTTTGTACACCCCTGACTGTTGCATTCAAAGAGTTTATATTTGCAAAGATAAGTTTAAGGCTTTTTATTAATCGTTTTTATAACAGTAACCTCaagtaaaagatttttttttcaaaattgaaaatgaTAAAATCATATCTAGGATGATCAATAATGTTTCGAGAAAAATTAAATCGGTTGACTATATTATTAATTGACAAAAATACTATTAGAAGAAATTGATTATaaccaaaaaattatttaataattttgcATCTTAAAAGGCAACAAGAATAAACTTCAAATAAAGATATACATGAAATTATATAAGATAAGTTTAAGATCTTTTATTAAGCCGCACCTAACAAAGTAATACCCCTTGTTGCAAGCCACGACCTATGACAAGATAGACCTTGGTAATTCACTATAAATATTTGGGCAGGTCTGCATACTAGAGTTGCAACCGCACATATAGGTACTCGCTCCCGTTAATAATAAGTGATTTTTAGGTGTTTGACACACCCCTAAAGAAAATACAAAAGAGCAAATTTTAGAAAAACaaagttaattccttcttgattatATAAAAGATCACTTATTTcggattaaaataaaaaaataataagatattaAAATTCACTTATTATAGACCGGAGAAAGTAATACTCAGTATGCAAGTTTGAATATGGGTATCTAATTAACTAGTCACATATCACATAAAACGGGTACTCGGAAAACTTCAGTATATAAGTATATAGAGTAGGTACTAAACTCCATCATATGTAAGTAGAATCATTCAAGAAATCCAGGTGATTTTGCATATGTTCAAAGGCATTGCTTTGCTTTCCAGTATAATTTCCATGATGATATCTTATGTATAAGGATTTATAATATGTTCAATGGCCTAATAGTCGATTAGGTCAGTAGCCGGAATGTCATTTGACCTACCTGAAAGGTTAAATAGCTCGTTCAGGCAGACTCTCAAACATGCAATTAATATTAGTATCATATAAAAGCAGACACGAAGATAATCAAACTTTTGGTAGAATCAGCCTAAGCTATTGTTTGGCGTTGTGCTTTAGCTGTTACATCATAATCTCTATAAATATGTTACataatttaaattttatatttgCATAAAGTTGGCCTAAGACGCATTTAATTGGATAAACATAATCGACTCCACTCGTTTAAATTGTGGTgtagttgttattgttgttgagatTTCACGTAGCAGTTGTAGACTCGTAGGTAAGATTTACGTGATAGCGACTTAGTTCTTAGACTATGTTATTACACGTTAATTGAAGTACATTGAATCTACCACTATGTGGTTGATTTTGAATCAAAAGTGCTAATTACTCCAATTCCATTCATTGTCCTCGCACTGCATGCATGCCGAGTCGaattaatatattattttttaatttgaaaTGATCTTTATGCCAAGTTCATACGTGGTAGCATATGTTCAATAGCACAACTTAAATGACGTTGAAGTATCTAATAGGAACAAGCCTTAATTCAAATATCCAAATGAAAATTAATAATAACTTTAAGAGGCCGCTTAAATAGATTGAAGCGGATGCGTGCCGCGGAGTTTATATTTGCAAAGATAAGTTTAAGGTCTtttattaagccgcgcctaacTAAAGTAATATCCCATGCTGCAAGCCGGAGCCTATGACAAGATAGACTTTGTTAATTCATTATAAATATTTGGATAGCTCTACAGTTGCAACTGCAGAGATGGGTAGCATTCATTTCTCTTTGAAAATATTTGTATCTAACTAGCCACATACCACATAATATTGGTACTCTCATATTGTCTTTAGAACATTTCAACATATATAGTAGGTACTGGACTCCATCTACATACGTAAAATCATTCAAGAAATCCAGGTGATTTTGTACATGTGCAAATGCTTTACTTAATTAGTTTTCCAGTATAATTTCCCTGCAACACATAGTTTTCTAGTACTTTTTAGGCCTAATAATATCATATGTACAAGTATTTATAATATGAATTTAACCCCCATAAATTTTCTTACCTCTAGCTCACTTCTGTGAACATTCTTCATCAATGGAATCGTGCGGCATTAATCAGTTTCTTGAAGGCAAGACCATTTTCATCGCTGGTGCAACTGGCTACCTAGCAAAGAGtactttctctctctttctctttctcccTCCTATATATAGGTTGCATTAACAGTGCTTCTTGAGGAGATGATAACATAGATGAAATTTCTAGTGCTTTATTTGTTACATATTAATGTAGTTCTCATCGAGAAGATACTCCGTGTCCAGCCAAATGTGAAGAAGCTCTACTTGCTAATTAGAGCTCCAGATTCAAATTTAGCTAAAGAGCGTTTTAACAACGAGGTACTACCAAACTATCACAGAAGTAATAGTAGTGTAGCAGTAGAAATAATAGCCATCATATTAGACTATACCACATGAGAATTCAAGATTATCAGAGTTCACTACTCAACGTGATCAATCAAAGAATAGAATGTTCTAAATGCAGGTTATAAAGACAGATCTGTTTGGAGTTCTAAGGAAGAAATTGGGTGCCAACTTACAGGCCCTTATAGAAGACAGAGTTTTCCTAGTTGCTGGTGATATAGCTTGTGATAATTTGGGGATAAATTCTGAGCTGAAAAATGAGATGTTCAAAGAAATAGACATAATTGTAAACTCAGCTGCTGCAACTAGATTTGATGAAAGGTGCAGTTATAGATTAACATTCTTTTTCCTaagataaataaaaataaaaataaaaactaattactCCATTTGCAGATATGATACGGCAATAAGGACCAATACACTGGGTGCCCTGAATATTCTTAAGTTTTCCAAACAGTGCTCAAAACTAAATATGCTTCTCCATATTAGCACAGGTGAGCTCCATATTATTTAACTAATTTTTCTAACCATGACTTGGGGCGCATTGACTTTAGCGTAAAGACTCCTGATTCTTTAATTCAGCTTATGTTTGTGGAGAAAATGATGGATTGATACTAGAGAAACCATTGCACTATGGTGAGACGCTTAATGGAGGCTCTCAATTGGACATAGAAGTGGAGCAAAAGGTTGTAGAGGAGACACTAAACGACCTTAAAGCTAGGAATGCCGCTGAAAAGGAAGTAACTTTAGCTATGAGAGTTCTAGGTATTGAGAGGTAATTAAACGTTTCATAAAATCAGTCTCACTATTCTTTTGAAGATTTATAGGGTTGCTTCCCTTCTTTTACGACAATTATGATTCTTCAGGGCAAAGATACATGGATGGCCAAACACATACACGTTCACAAAAGCAATGGGAGAGATGCTTTTAGGACACTTAAAGGAGGATCTCCAACTCATAATCCTACGGCCAACAATTATATTAAGCACCTACAAGGAACCATTCCCCGGATGGATTGAAGGAAtgaggtaatatatatacatatatgtaccctcccccccccccccaatttatGCATGAGCATATGGAAAAGAGTCTTAGCGAAGCGAATCCGATTCTTCCTTCCAACAGAACCGCGGACACCTTCATTGTTGCCTATGGTAAAGGAAAACAGAATGTTATCATGGGAGATAAAGAATCGATAATAGATGTGGTATGTGTGCATGTCCTGTGTATACCTTATGTTATATTGAAATGCCCAACTTTCTCTTGTTTGCATCAGCTGGTCTTAATTAGCTCGTCTATAATTCCTTAATGTCATCTTGCCTAGATTCCAGCTGATATGGTAGTGAACTCAATCATCGCGGCTATGGTAGCCCATAGAAATTGCTCTTCCCATTCAACTACTGTTTACCATATTAGCTCCTCTAGGAGGAATCAACTAAATATTGGTGATACTATACAATTTTCCGTTGATTACTTCAAGAAGAATCGGTGGATTGACGAAAGAGGGAAGCCGGTCAAACTAAAGAAAGTTCGTACACTGGATAGCATGGCTAGCCTTCATAAATACATGACAATCTACTACAAGCCATTATTAAAGGTTGGTTTAATAATACTAATATCTTCTTATGAAAAACTACGAAATTTATGCAAGAGAGATACGTAATGTCGGCATGCACTTCAGCATTAATGGCCGCATTAATGGTCTACCACTGGTTAAATTTCAGATATTAGAGTGGGCAAACTTGATACTTTGCCAACTTTTCCAAAAGCTGCATACAGACTTGGAAAGAAGGAACAATCTCGTCATTCGACTAGCTGAACTCTACAAGCCCTACGTGTTCTTCAAAGGAGTGTGAGTATTTTTTCTATTAACACATCCAAATAGTTAACAGTTTGTTTAAGTATCTAATAATTAATCAAATTTAAAGCTGTGATGTGCTTAATTGGTATTCTAACACCATTACCGTTGATTTCTTACCAGTTTCGATGATACTAACGCTGAGATGTTGCTAATGGTAACAAAAGAAAGTAATGCAGATGATACGTTTAATTTTGATCCAACAACTATTCAGTGGGAAAAATACTTTAAGGAAATTCATATTCCCGGATTAGTGAAGTACATCTTTTAAGAAGGACGAATTACGCGAATAAAGGAGGATGATATGCTACTCTGCTTAAAGTTATGTTGGCAGTATTAAATTCTAAATAAGAGGTCGATATGTACTCTGCTTAGCTATTGTTTCTTCTTAAATTCCATTATGTAATTTTGTACGTGACTAAGTCAGTTCAAGAAAATATTGACATTAGTAAAAATAGGCATTGCCATGAAGTTTCAAAATAATGTCCTAGAATTTAGAGTTATTTCCTCTGTCCCAATTTAtgtaatatttttctttcttccaattAATTCAAACATTTTAATTTTGACAATACATTTGAATatagaatttttattttttcttaataaaatttttatatttaaaaactaTGTAAAAAATACTATAAGTCACagtataattaaataattaaaaggaataagaaaaaataatggTCAAAGAATAATTTGTTTGACTTTTAAAATTCGAGCAGCACAAAAATTGGGAAGGAGGAAATGCTATTTTATAAGGAATTATAatgaaaagtgattttgtgaaTTTTACCCGAAAATATAGGTAGTATAGTGAAAGTCAACGGTCCACCTTGGTTTGACCGACTTTACCTAATTAGTTTCTATGTTAAAAATTTCTTTGTTACTACATAGAAAATATAGGTCAATATGATTACAATATGAAGGTCCACCAATAATGCATAGGAAATAACCAACCCCTAGATACCTCATTTAGAGGAAAAACATCATGGAACCTACCACGTTTAAAATGACTGGTTACAACTTACAAATGCATGTTTTAACATGCTCAAATGTTTTAACGTTAATTAATAGTAAAAGTTATGAAGAAGTTTCTCTTAAGATactgtttatccttaaaatagataacaattgaatttatacgaaATTTTAAAGATACGTGGATTCATTCAACTTAAATGATCAAGAATATAAGATAAGCgagttaaaaataaaataaatacccAAACCAGTTGTGACGTTTAGTCCAGGCGCGGATCTACGCTTAACAATTGGTATGCCCCCGATTTGGAGCCAAACGTGTATGAAGAGttgtgataacccaaaaggtcatctcgcaCTTTAGAACCCAATTTAGGGTTCTGAGGCCTTCAagacctcattttctttctcctcaatttgcgtgcgtaaACAGGGCGCGcttccggaaagcctttatgtaaaaatttgagaaaaaatgctaattttgccttgGAAATTGAATTAAGTTAACTTCGATTAACATTTTGGATAACGGATACGAACCCATGATTTCACGGTACTGGAGGGTCTGTGaaaaaatatggaacttgggtgtatatccggaattgaattccgaggtccctagcccgagaaatgaatttttgaagaaaattgttaactgaaaaatataatggtttttagaatttttaataatgattgatcttgttggtatcaggcccgtactTTTAGTTCCGAAgtccggtacaggtttaatatggtaATTAAGTCATATgggtgaaatttggtaagaaacggaattcatatgacgtgattcggaccctcggttgtgaaaatagtaactttaagtgttcttgatattttcattgattttgatgctaaattcgtagttttaggtgttattttggcgatttgatcgcgcgagcaagtctgtatgatgtttttagacttgtgtgcatgtttggttttgagccccgaaggctcgggagtgtttcgaataggtttcgggatgttttggactTAGAGATTTCTGCTGTTTTGCTGTTGCATATGCACAGATGTatccttctttgcgttcgcgaaggatcTCTCACAAATGCGAAGAGTAAAATTGTctgaaggaaaattccttctacgcgaacgcgaggcacatGTTGTGAACGCGGAGCGTTGGGGgcattacccttcgcgaacgcgacctggctatcgcgaacgcgaaggccattttggCAGGGACCTAGGGGAAGGGTGAAATACTCTACACGAACGCGGCAATCggctcgcgaacgtgaaggctctTCTGGCCaatgcttcacgaacgcgaagaagacttGTCCAgcgattttaaaacagaacctaCGGGATTTGTTCAAAATTTCATATCTCTTCCATTAAAACTCaaccttgggcgatttttgaagtgGGGATTCAACATTAAatcataggtttgtgttcttaaacttatctttttcatttttcatcaatacccattagatttctaggcctaaatcttgttcttaaaggtagaaattaggggttttgggggGAATTGGGAATTTTGCAAATTTGGgaatttgaacctcgatttgggGTTGGATTCCGAAACAAATTACATATCCaggctcggggtgaatgggtaatcgggttttggtccgaaatttgagttttgaccaagagggactggggtcgatttttgactttttgggaaatatattgaaaaacctataattaagcattggaattgagtTCTTTAGTATTTATGTAAGGACCCATGAAAACATGTACCCAAAACCGGGTAGCTCGTGGTGCCAAGTCTCGAATATATGTTAGGAATGTGTAAAATTAAGCGAGCCGCGGTTCGGACCCTTTTGGTACTGATCTATgttataaaaagtcaagaaatactgtTTTCCAGGAAATGCAATTTTGCGGTctagaatgcggtcgcataacagatatgcggaccacataatcgccgcaaagtgagtcagtgtgttggtcgaaTTGGAGGTTAAATATGTGGTctaatatgcgatcgcataacagaTATGCGGAGCGCATAATCGTCAcatatttcccttgggattttgtgagggacagttctgcggtgcactatgcgaccgcataacgggtatgcggaccgcatttctgccacatacccaggcagtgtgttcatattttgggagcacttttgcggtccattctgcggaccgcatttcaACACTGTGATCGCAAAGTACGATCGCATACCTAACTCGGGctcctatttttctaaattttaaatctgaccccttcttcaataaaacaccccaaccccttattttaatatattttctgaacaaaactagagagagggaagagagaaTTCTTGAGAGATAAAGTCCTACATTCATCAATTTAATTCTTCAAAGTCACTCGGGCctaggaatttcaagtaattgtcttcatCGCCATTCTTGCAGGCAAAATCCCCAACCCTTTTCCATTGTtttcagatttaaacaaaaagagggattctcatgcgttaattcttgaaaatggaagtttagatacacatgcatgtcctttaaaacctagaatctagtaagaggaattggATAGAATtaaagatttgcaaaagaggggttgataacctaagtaagttcgggctgagtttgtgaacttcaattctaagttatatgtgttaacttgtgaactagattAACGGTACTAGGTTGTTGGTGAAttggaaatagaagaagaaaaagggggAATTCGACTCCAGGTTTGTAttgctaactttaacctttgtaaagtgaccttgtttggtgtacgagtaattggtatgtgttacttatgtggactatttgcgaattcttgtgattaatatgccttgaatgttgttggttaagtctcccgatataagggtgtaagtaaatggcaacaaaccaagtatgtgtgtgaatgtgtttatgtggtaagagttgtgtaacaaatgatggaaagaaatcgtaattgatgcaattgaaacaactgtggtaatatcatacgtgacttgtcgcggGCAATTATCATTGTGACTTAAGTTGTATACGGGCTGTTtcatatgatggaaatggtattgatgtttatgaaaattctttgtgaattgttgttgtcgTCGTGTGAAATGTGATTGTCCGGTAGGATCGAGTTgtgcgccgcaacacgaagttataaggtgtgggttgtggtgataagggtggtcgaggtaataagggtggccgaggtaataagggtggaaaagtgatcgaaatcactattgaaataaaaatatgtgaaagttgtgaaatcattgatgtgatgaaataatgttgaaaggggaaaaggagagattgtggagtttgtttggctttggttgttcctttcatgtgcctTTGATTGTcaattctattactgtttgttatctgtatatttcttgattttacttggggtaaattTTGTTCATatataccagtacaattcaaatgtactgacgtcccttttgccggggacgctacattcgtgttacgattgtaggtggttccataataGGTACTCCAGCCCATCGACAGTAGAACTCCTTCACCTCCCGTCAGctgaattggtgagccccttttctCTCGGGACCTTGCGTGTCTCATGCCGCTTATCCTcccgaaaattttattttggtatttgcgtaaggtaaagtcggagccttgttaccggcaagtattgtaacactcttctgtatctctagaggctccgtagacaggaaatatgggttatgtacttatgtattttgggctgtataacttgtaaaccacgctaagtaactatgtatgttatgtaaatctcgtaagaatgtgtttaaatttataaatggctatttcacttggttaatgggtaatggaaacgcagggtatcacgtggaataggaaaggcacccaggtccgcttggctgggggctacccggtcgagcgACTGTCGCGCCCCACGGTTTTTGGGGCTTGAAAATTTATTGATGTTTTTAAGTTAATTATGCTTAGATACAAGCGGGTTGGAGGTGGAATCTAGAGGAAAAGCGGTATTTTAGGCCTTATTTTGGCCGTGGAATctaggtaagtgttgtggctaacctttGCGTAAGGGATTAGGTATTGTttgccttatttgctacttgttagtTGCTTAGTACTgacgcgccccctttttcccgcaaaaaaagtccgggtttcgacgttcatgggggtaa
Proteins encoded in this window:
- the LOC104233955 gene encoding fatty acyl-CoA reductase 3-like, whose protein sequence is MESCGINQFLEGKTIFIAGATGYLAKILIEKILRVQPNVKKLYLLIRAPDSNLAKERFNNEVIKTDLFGVLRKKLGANLQALIEDRVFLVAGDIACDNLGINSELKNEMFKEIDIIVNSAAATRFDERYDTAIRTNTLGALNILKFSKQCSKLNMLLHISTAYVCGENDGLILEKPLHYGETLNGGSQLDIEVEQKVVEETLNDLKARNAAEKEVTLAMRVLGIERAKIHGWPNTYTFTKAMGEMLLGHLKEDLQLIILRPTIILSTYKEPFPGWIEGMRTADTFIVAYGKGKQNVIMGDKESIIDVIPADMVVNSIIAAMVAHRNCSSHSTTVYHISSSRRNQLNIGDTIQFSVDYFKKNRWIDERGKPVKLKKVRTLDSMASLHKYMTIYYKPLLKILEWANLILCQLFQKLHTDLERRNNLVIRLAELYKPYVFFKGVFDDTNAEMLLMVTKESNADDTFNFDPTTIQWEKYFKEIHIPGLVKYIF